The following coding sequences lie in one Nocardioides sambongensis genomic window:
- a CDS encoding MFS transporter — translation MSAPATRRWAGLAVLAASLLVVVMDMTILNVALPDLSRDLGTGTVAQLWIVDVYALVLAGLLVPAAAIGDRWGRRRTLLIGFGLFAAASAAALVADSSGEVIAIRAVLGVGGALIMPATLSLIRVLFPDARERAFALGLWAATAAVGGAIGPIIGGALLEAFSWHAAFLVNVPVMALGVAAGLCFLPESRSARPGRIDAAGIVLSVGGMVAAVYGIKHLAKHPDLLGVGLVAVGAVVLTAFVRRCLAQDEPMLEVRLFADRVFRSGVVGALVTSTALMVLLFLGSQWMQVVQGWSPIRTGVALLPMAIGGLIGPPFAPRLAERIGARPVVVGGMALLAAGLLTLGLLPRPLEYTGVAVALLLVGFGTAALGLASALIMGSAPADKAGSAAAMEEMSYEIGGVLGVAVLGSIAGVLYRSGLPADAPDSALESVTGAVGSAVEGAALASYGDAFAMVGLLAGAVVAVVALLLWRDLPADLDVGGGHGEDAPESEAAPVDSRS, via the coding sequence GTGAGCGCGCCCGCCACCCGCCGCTGGGCCGGCCTTGCCGTGCTGGCCGCCAGCCTGCTGGTGGTCGTGATGGACATGACCATCCTCAACGTGGCCCTGCCCGACCTGAGCCGCGACCTCGGCACCGGCACCGTCGCCCAGCTGTGGATCGTGGACGTCTACGCGCTGGTCCTCGCCGGGCTGCTCGTGCCGGCGGCCGCGATCGGCGACCGGTGGGGTCGCCGCCGCACCCTGCTGATCGGCTTCGGGCTCTTCGCCGCGGCCTCCGCCGCCGCGCTGGTCGCCGACTCCTCCGGTGAGGTCATCGCGATCCGCGCCGTGCTCGGGGTCGGCGGCGCGCTGATCATGCCGGCCACGCTCTCGCTGATCCGGGTGCTCTTCCCGGACGCCCGCGAGCGGGCCTTCGCCCTCGGCCTGTGGGCGGCGACCGCCGCGGTCGGCGGTGCGATCGGACCGATCATCGGCGGCGCCCTGCTGGAGGCGTTCAGCTGGCATGCCGCGTTCCTGGTCAACGTGCCGGTGATGGCGCTCGGGGTGGCGGCGGGCCTGTGCTTCCTGCCCGAGAGCCGCTCGGCCCGGCCCGGCCGGATCGACGCCGCGGGCATCGTGCTCTCCGTCGGCGGGATGGTGGCCGCGGTCTACGGGATCAAGCACCTGGCCAAGCACCCGGACCTGCTCGGTGTGGGCCTCGTCGCGGTCGGAGCGGTGGTGCTCACCGCGTTCGTGCGCCGCTGCCTGGCCCAGGACGAGCCGATGCTCGAGGTCCGCCTCTTCGCCGACCGGGTGTTCCGGTCCGGGGTGGTCGGCGCGCTGGTGACCAGCACCGCCCTGATGGTACTGCTCTTCCTCGGCAGTCAGTGGATGCAGGTGGTCCAGGGGTGGTCGCCGATCCGCACCGGCGTCGCCCTGCTCCCGATGGCGATCGGGGGCCTGATCGGCCCGCCCTTCGCGCCGCGCCTCGCGGAGCGGATCGGAGCCCGGCCCGTGGTCGTCGGCGGCATGGCCCTGCTGGCGGCCGGGCTGCTCACCCTCGGCCTGCTGCCCCGTCCGTTGGAGTACACCGGCGTCGCGGTCGCCCTCCTGCTCGTCGGCTTCGGTACGGCGGCGCTCGGCCTCGCCTCGGCGCTGATCATGGGCAGCGCCCCGGCGGACAAGGCCGGGTCGGCGGCCGCGATGGAGGAGATGTCCTACGAGATCGGCGGCGTGCTCGGCGTGGCCGTGCTGGGCAGCATCGCCGGGGTGCTCTACCGCTCCGGTCTGCCGGCCGACGCGCCGGACTCCGCGCTGGAGTCCGTCACCGGGGCGGTCGGGAGTGCGGTCGAGGGGGCGGCGCTGGCGTCGTACGGGGACGCGTTCGCGATGGTGGGCCTGCTCGCGGGCGCGGTGGTGGCGGTGGTCGCGCTGCTCCTCTGGCGTGATCTGCCGGCCGATCTGGATGTCGGCGGCGGACACGGGGAGGACGCACCGGAGTCCGAGGCGGCTCCCGTAGACTCCCGTTCGTGA
- a CDS encoding glycerophosphodiester phosphodiesterase, giving the protein MTSRNSRVGARPAALLTSLTVALSAGLALGVAPAQAGPDRHGHPGHSAPDGHGKPGKPGKPGKPGKPGKPGKPGKPGKPGKPGHGKPHRAGDPLVIAHRGASGYRPEHTLAAYRLAIAQGADYIEPDLVSTSDGVLVARHENEISGTTDVADHPEFAGRRTTKTIDGRPVTGWFTEDFTLAELRTLRAVERLPGVRPDNTAYDGRYQVPTLQEVIDLARSASRRTGRRIGIAPETKHPTYFDSIGLSMEEPLVATLRRNGLDHRHAKVVLQSFEIDNLRDLDAMTRAPIAQLINGSGAPYDVVAAGGSTSYAEMTTPAGLAEIATYAEWVSPVKDLILPRDAAGAIGEPTSVVEDAHDVGLSVVTWTMRAENQFLPSNHRSSTDPNAHGDLTGEVTAFLEAGVDAVFSDHPDIAVAARDDFADGHRWHRRAG; this is encoded by the coding sequence ATGACATCTCGGAACTCTCGGGTCGGGGCACGCCCCGCCGCCCTGCTCACCTCGCTGACCGTCGCGCTCTCCGCCGGCCTCGCCCTCGGCGTGGCCCCGGCCCAGGCCGGTCCCGACCGCCACGGCCACCCCGGCCACTCCGCGCCGGACGGACACGGCAAGCCAGGCAAGCCCGGCAAGCCCGGCAAGCCCGGCAAGCCCGGCAAGCCCGGCAAGCCCGGCAAGCCCGGCAAGCCCGGCAAGCCCGGTCATGGCAAGCCCCACCGCGCCGGAGACCCCCTGGTCATCGCCCACCGCGGCGCCTCGGGCTATCGCCCCGAGCACACCCTGGCCGCCTACCGCCTCGCCATCGCCCAGGGCGCCGACTACATCGAGCCCGACCTCGTCTCCACCTCCGACGGGGTGCTGGTGGCCCGCCACGAGAACGAGATCAGCGGCACCACCGACGTCGCCGACCACCCCGAGTTCGCCGGCCGGCGCACCACCAAGACGATCGACGGCCGCCCGGTCACCGGATGGTTCACCGAGGACTTCACCCTGGCCGAGCTGCGCACCCTCCGGGCCGTCGAACGGCTCCCCGGGGTCCGCCCGGACAACACCGCCTACGACGGTCGGTACCAGGTCCCGACGCTGCAGGAGGTGATCGACCTGGCGCGGAGCGCGTCGCGTCGTACCGGCCGCCGGATCGGGATCGCTCCGGAGACCAAGCACCCGACGTACTTCGACTCGATCGGTCTCTCCATGGAGGAGCCGCTCGTCGCGACCCTCCGCCGCAACGGCCTGGACCACCGGCACGCGAAGGTGGTGCTGCAGTCCTTCGAGATCGACAACCTCCGCGATCTCGACGCGATGACCAGGGCGCCGATCGCCCAGCTGATCAACGGAAGCGGCGCGCCCTACGACGTGGTGGCGGCCGGCGGCTCCACCAGCTATGCGGAGATGACCACACCGGCCGGCCTCGCCGAGATCGCGACGTACGCCGAGTGGGTCTCGCCGGTGAAGGACCTGATCCTGCCCCGGGACGCGGCCGGCGCGATCGGTGAGCCGACCTCGGTGGTGGAGGACGCCCACGACGTCGGACTCAGTGTGGTCACCTGGACGATGCGGGCCGAGAACCAGTTCCTGCCCAGCAACCATCGCAGCAGCACGGACCCCAACGCCCACGGCGACCTGACGGGCGAGGTGACGGCGTTCCTGGAGGCGGGGGTCGACGCGGTCTTCTCCGACCACCCGGACATCGCGGTGGCGGCCCGCGACGACTTCGCCGACGGACACCGGTGGCACCGCCGCGCCGGATGA
- a CDS encoding SDR family oxidoreductase, which yields MRIAIVGGHGKIALQLQPLLVAGGHQPVALVRREEYRAELEEIGAEVRLLDIENDGDEAFAAAFEGCEAVVFAAGGGPDGDIERKRTVDLEGSLKSIRGAQTRGIRRFVQVSAIDVDRPVPDDAGEVWKAYVAAKRDADVALRASDLDWTIVRPGLLTDDPATGLVALGPDVERGEVTRADVAATLAAILDAPESAGHQWNLVGGDVPVAEAVSAATR from the coding sequence ATGCGTATCGCGATTGTCGGAGGACACGGAAAGATCGCCCTGCAGTTGCAGCCGCTGCTGGTCGCGGGCGGGCACCAGCCGGTGGCGCTGGTCCGCCGCGAGGAGTATCGCGCCGAGCTCGAGGAGATCGGTGCCGAGGTGCGGCTGCTGGACATCGAGAACGACGGCGACGAGGCCTTCGCCGCCGCCTTCGAGGGCTGCGAGGCGGTGGTCTTCGCCGCCGGCGGCGGACCCGACGGCGACATCGAGCGGAAGCGGACGGTGGACCTCGAGGGGTCGCTGAAGTCGATCCGCGGTGCTCAGACCCGCGGCATCCGCCGCTTCGTCCAGGTCTCCGCCATCGATGTGGACCGACCGGTGCCGGACGACGCCGGCGAGGTCTGGAAGGCCTACGTCGCCGCCAAGCGGGACGCGGACGTCGCCCTGCGCGCCAGCGACCTCGACTGGACGATCGTGCGCCCCGGCCTGCTCACCGACGACCCGGCGACCGGTCTGGTCGCGCTCGGACCGGACGTCGAGCGCGGCGAGGTGACCCGGGCCGACGTGGCCGCGACCCTGGCCGCGATCCTGGACGCGCCGGAGAGCGCCGGACACCAGTGGAACCTGGTCGGCGGCGACGTGCCGGTCGCCGAGGCGGTCAGCGCCGCGACGCGCTGA
- a CDS encoding SDR family NAD(P)-dependent oxidoreductase encodes MGRFDGRIAVITGAARGIGFGTATRFAEEGASVAIVDLDESAAGDAAARLPLADGVRAIGVGANVSDEASVDAAFERIVAEFGGVHVLVNNAGITRDNLLFKMTGEDWDLVMGVHLKGAFLMTRAAQKHFVEQKYGKVVNISSTSALGNRGQANYSAAKMGVQGLTRTLGIELGPFGINVNAVAPGFIATEMTDATAARLKMDVEEFRALNAEHNPVRRVGEPADIAAAVTFLASDEASYITGQTLYVDGGVSLGV; translated from the coding sequence ATGGGCCGTTTCGACGGACGCATCGCCGTGATCACCGGTGCCGCACGAGGCATCGGGTTCGGCACCGCCACCCGATTCGCGGAGGAGGGCGCCTCGGTCGCGATCGTCGACCTCGACGAGTCCGCCGCCGGTGACGCCGCCGCCCGGCTGCCGCTGGCCGACGGCGTCAGGGCGATCGGGGTGGGCGCCAACGTCTCCGACGAGGCCTCGGTGGACGCCGCGTTCGAGCGGATCGTCGCCGAGTTCGGCGGCGTGCACGTGCTGGTCAACAACGCCGGCATCACCCGCGACAACCTGCTGTTCAAGATGACCGGCGAGGACTGGGACCTGGTCATGGGCGTGCACCTCAAGGGCGCGTTCCTGATGACCAGGGCCGCGCAGAAGCACTTCGTGGAGCAGAAGTACGGCAAGGTCGTGAACATCTCCTCCACCTCGGCGCTCGGCAACCGGGGCCAGGCCAACTACTCGGCCGCCAAGATGGGCGTGCAGGGCCTCACCCGGACCCTGGGCATCGAGCTCGGCCCGTTCGGCATCAACGTCAACGCGGTCGCCCCGGGCTTCATCGCCACCGAGATGACCGACGCCACCGCCGCCCGGCTGAAGATGGACGTGGAGGAGTTCCGCGCGCTGAACGCCGAGCACAACCCGGTGCGCCGGGTCGGCGAGCCCGCCGACATCGCCGCCGCGGTGACCTTCCTGGCCAGCGACGAGGCGTCCTACATCACCGGGCAGACGCTGTACGTCGACGGCGGCGTCTCCCTCGGCGTCTGA
- a CDS encoding TetR family transcriptional regulator, giving the protein MSTNDSVLAAAQRCLNDDPTASMAQIAAAAGIGRATLHRHYSSREALLHEIGSRSLDRWSQSMAAAGIDEVAASGDADRIRDCIDELIARYVDDLEGFGVALTDIAVMSAEDLRARCAELFEVEVGLYAAAQQVGVLRADASPRWVGHAVYGLLVAVQDGLRDGDLARRDGAAMVRRTLFDGLLVDGGDR; this is encoded by the coding sequence ATGTCGACCAATGACTCCGTGCTCGCGGCGGCCCAGCGCTGCCTCAACGACGACCCGACCGCGTCGATGGCCCAGATCGCGGCCGCGGCCGGGATCGGTCGCGCCACCCTGCACCGCCACTACAGCAGCCGTGAGGCGCTGCTCCACGAGATCGGCAGCCGCTCGCTGGACCGTTGGTCGCAGAGCATGGCGGCGGCCGGCATCGACGAGGTCGCGGCCTCCGGTGACGCCGACCGGATCCGGGACTGCATCGACGAGCTGATCGCCCGGTACGTCGACGACCTCGAGGGCTTCGGCGTCGCCCTGACCGACATCGCCGTCATGTCGGCCGAGGACCTCCGGGCGCGCTGCGCCGAGCTCTTCGAGGTCGAGGTCGGCCTCTATGCTGCGGCGCAGCAGGTCGGCGTGCTGCGCGCCGATGCCTCGCCACGCTGGGTCGGTCACGCCGTCTACGGCCTCCTGGTCGCCGTGCAGGACGGGCTGCGCGACGGGGACCTCGCCCGACGGGACGGGGCGGCGATGGTGCGTCGCACGCTGTTCGACGGACTCCTCGTCGACGGAGGTGACCGGTGA
- a CDS encoding HIT family protein: MSETSAGCVFCDIVAGDAPADLVLDTEELVGFLDRRPVFKGHVLLVPRQHVVTLPDLPAGLRDGFLSTAQRLCTAMIDGLGAQGSFVAVNNTVSQSVPHLHLHVVPRTKGDGLRGFFWPRRKYAPGESAEYAARLRACLDA, encoded by the coding sequence ATGAGTGAGACCTCGGCCGGCTGCGTCTTCTGCGACATCGTCGCCGGCGACGCGCCGGCCGATCTCGTGCTCGACACCGAGGAGCTGGTCGGGTTCCTGGATCGCCGGCCGGTCTTCAAGGGACACGTGCTGCTCGTGCCCCGCCAGCACGTGGTGACCCTGCCGGACCTGCCCGCGGGCCTGCGGGACGGCTTCCTGTCCACCGCCCAGCGCCTGTGCACCGCGATGATCGACGGTCTCGGCGCCCAGGGCAGCTTCGTCGCGGTCAACAACACGGTCAGCCAGTCGGTGCCGCACCTGCACCTGCACGTGGTGCCTCGCACGAAGGGTGACGGGCTGCGCGGCTTCTTCTGGCCGCGACGCAAGTACGCCCCCGGCGAGTCCGCGGAGTACGCCGCCCGGCTACGGGCCTGCCTGGACGCGTAG
- a CDS encoding phytoene desaturase family protein: MARTAVVVGSGPNGLTAGVVLARAGYQVRVLEARDQPGGGTRSAELTVPGLLHDVCSAAHPTGAASPAFRALDLHRHGLRFAHAPVEAAHVLDGGRAASLLRDLDATATGLGVDDQAWRRTFAGPVDRVDDLTDAILGPLLRVPRHPGALARFVPRAVLPATGLVRGWRTEEARALVAGMAAHAGLPLDSAGTSGIALLFGMLGHTVGWPVAVGGSQAISVALIAALAEAGGTVETGRRVTRLPSADLVLLDTSPEDALRIAGPMVPHRVARAYRRWRRGGAAYKIDLAVRGGVPWSAPDARRAGTVHVGGTFEEVHAAELAVRAGRMPQRPFVLVGQQYLADPGRSDGDLHPVWAYGHVPFGSTARATDAVLGQIERFAPGFRDSIEHFAVRTPAELAAENPNHPGGEIGGGAATLRQTLLRPRAALDPYRIADHVYLCSSSTSPGAGVHGMCGYHAARHAIADHAGAAGVSASRR; encoded by the coding sequence ATGGCCCGCACCGCCGTTGTCGTCGGGTCCGGCCCGAACGGTCTGACCGCCGGGGTCGTCCTGGCCCGCGCCGGATACCAGGTGAGGGTGCTCGAGGCCCGGGACCAGCCCGGCGGCGGGACGCGCAGCGCGGAGCTCACCGTGCCGGGCCTGCTGCACGACGTCTGCTCGGCGGCCCACCCGACCGGCGCCGCCTCTCCGGCGTTCCGTGCCCTGGACCTGCACCGACACGGTCTGCGCTTCGCCCATGCTCCGGTGGAGGCCGCCCACGTGCTCGACGGCGGGCGCGCCGCTTCCCTGCTCCGTGACCTGGACGCCACGGCCACCGGTCTCGGCGTCGACGACCAGGCCTGGCGCCGGACGTTCGCCGGACCTGTGGACCGAGTCGACGACCTCACCGACGCGATCCTCGGCCCGCTGCTCCGCGTGCCTCGCCACCCCGGCGCACTGGCCCGCTTCGTGCCGCGGGCGGTGCTGCCCGCCACCGGTCTGGTGCGCGGCTGGCGGACCGAGGAGGCCCGTGCGCTGGTGGCGGGGATGGCCGCCCACGCCGGCCTGCCCCTGGACAGTGCCGGCACTTCCGGCATCGCGCTCCTGTTCGGCATGCTCGGTCACACCGTCGGGTGGCCGGTCGCGGTCGGAGGATCGCAGGCGATCTCGGTGGCGTTGATCGCGGCGCTGGCCGAGGCGGGCGGCACCGTGGAGACCGGGCGACGGGTGACCAGGCTGCCCTCCGCCGACCTGGTGCTGCTGGACACCTCACCGGAGGACGCGCTGCGGATCGCCGGGCCGATGGTGCCGCACCGGGTCGCGCGGGCCTACCGACGGTGGCGCCGGGGCGGCGCGGCGTACAAGATCGATCTCGCGGTCCGCGGTGGCGTGCCGTGGTCGGCTCCCGATGCCCGCCGCGCAGGCACGGTCCACGTCGGCGGTACGTTCGAGGAGGTCCATGCCGCCGAGCTCGCCGTCCGGGCCGGGCGGATGCCGCAGCGGCCGTTCGTCCTGGTCGGGCAGCAGTACCTCGCCGATCCTGGCCGGTCCGACGGGGACCTGCACCCGGTCTGGGCGTACGGGCACGTGCCCTTCGGCTCCACCGCTCGGGCCACCGACGCGGTGCTGGGGCAGATCGAGCGCTTCGCGCCGGGCTTTCGGGACTCCATCGAACACTTCGCGGTGCGCACGCCCGCAGAACTCGCGGCCGAGAACCCCAACCATCCGGGCGGGGAGATCGGCGGCGGCGCCGCGACCCTGCGGCAGACGCTGCTACGACCGCGTGCCGCCCTCGACCCCTACCGGATCGCGGACCACGTCTACCTCTGCTCGTCGTCGACGTCGCCCGGCGCCGGGGTGCACGGAATGTGCGGCTACCACGCGGCGCGGCACGCGATCGCCGACCACGCCGGGGCGGCGGGGGTCAGCGCGTCGCGGCGCTGA
- a CDS encoding prolyl oligopeptidase family serine peptidase, translated as MRTLVVLAAATSLLLALTACTGTDEEPTSRPSTSPTGSPTSSPSANPGSSSPLQPAPDPISVAALADADLPGGDLRLGAVRERTDSFTSYDVTFGSTRSGRGSRRMTISGVLNVPTGRGPFPAVVLAHGYIDPAYYERGQGMTRERGHLATAGYVALHVDYRNHAESDDDPRVETAVRLGYSADVVAAARALAATDRVRVDADRIALFGRSMGGGVMLKALGAEPGLFAAGVGWASVSSLEAENFAQFQASDASTARLRAATRGRHGLPTDDPAFWRGISARPLLDRITEPVLLVHGRLDETCPPRWASATHRALRRAGVDATLEWYDDQHAFGPAFVTAMDRTVRFLRDSMPQ; from the coding sequence ATGAGGACGTTGGTGGTGCTGGCCGCGGCGACTTCGCTGCTGCTCGCCCTCACCGCCTGCACGGGCACCGACGAGGAGCCGACCTCTCGCCCGAGCACCAGCCCGACCGGCAGCCCGACCAGCAGCCCGAGCGCGAATCCTGGGTCCTCGTCGCCGCTGCAGCCAGCCCCCGACCCGATCTCGGTGGCGGCGCTCGCCGACGCCGACCTCCCCGGCGGTGATCTCCGTCTGGGCGCGGTGCGCGAGCGGACCGACTCCTTCACCTCCTACGACGTCACCTTCGGCTCCACCCGGTCGGGGCGCGGAAGCCGCCGGATGACGATCAGCGGCGTGCTCAACGTGCCGACCGGGCGCGGTCCCTTCCCGGCGGTGGTGCTCGCCCACGGCTACATCGACCCCGCCTACTACGAGCGGGGCCAGGGAATGACCCGGGAGCGTGGCCACCTGGCGACAGCCGGCTACGTCGCCCTCCACGTCGACTACCGCAACCACGCGGAGAGCGACGACGACCCGCGGGTGGAGACGGCGGTCCGGCTCGGCTACAGCGCCGACGTGGTCGCCGCCGCGCGGGCACTGGCGGCGACCGACCGGGTCCGGGTCGACGCCGACCGGATCGCTCTCTTCGGCCGGTCGATGGGCGGGGGAGTGATGCTCAAGGCCCTGGGGGCCGAGCCCGGTCTCTTCGCGGCCGGCGTCGGTTGGGCGTCGGTCTCCAGCCTGGAGGCGGAGAACTTCGCGCAGTTCCAGGCCTCCGATGCCAGCACCGCCCGGCTGCGGGCGGCGACCCGCGGCCGCCACGGGCTCCCGACCGACGACCCGGCGTTCTGGCGGGGGATCTCCGCGCGGCCCCTGCTGGACCGGATCACCGAACCGGTCCTCCTGGTGCACGGCCGCCTGGACGAGACCTGCCCGCCGCGCTGGGCGAGCGCCACCCATCGGGCCCTGCGCCGCGCCGGCGTGGACGCCACCCTCGAGTGGTACGACGACCAGCACGCCTTCGGGCCCGCGTTCGTCACGGCGATGGACCGGACCGTCCGCTTCCTCCGGGACAGCATGCCGCAGTGA
- a CDS encoding DUF3048 domain-containing protein produces the protein MKIRTRAALPAALVALSLSLAACGGDEEEPASSEESTAPAEEAPQTWPLTGLEATGKQDPEQDRPVMVVKIDNTAGSAPQVGLDSADLVVEELVEGGVTRLAAFYYSEVPDLVGPVRSMRASDIGIVSPVDATVATSGAAQVTLDRLKDAGVTWVTEGSTGFARDESRTAPYNLMVNLSEAAKEQEDGETARPDDYLPWGAADDKTGGKPAGTLTADFGSHSTEWTYAKDGYTNANSYAEADSQFPAESVLVLRVEVGDAGYTDPAGNPVPETKFEGTGDALLFHGGKVVKGTWSKKSLESAIQLETADGELTVPAGKVWIELVPNDASGGSVSYAK, from the coding sequence GTGAAGATCCGCACCCGCGCCGCGCTGCCCGCGGCCCTGGTCGCCCTCAGCCTCAGTCTCGCCGCGTGCGGTGGGGACGAGGAGGAGCCGGCCTCGAGCGAGGAGTCCACCGCTCCCGCCGAGGAGGCCCCGCAGACCTGGCCGCTGACCGGCCTCGAGGCCACCGGGAAGCAGGACCCCGAGCAGGACCGCCCCGTGATGGTCGTGAAGATCGACAACACCGCAGGCAGCGCCCCCCAGGTCGGTCTGGACAGCGCCGACCTCGTCGTCGAGGAGCTGGTCGAGGGGGGCGTCACCCGACTGGCCGCCTTCTACTACTCCGAGGTGCCCGACCTGGTCGGGCCGGTCCGGTCGATGCGGGCCAGCGACATCGGCATCGTCTCCCCGGTCGACGCCACGGTCGCCACCAGCGGCGCCGCCCAGGTCACCCTGGACCGCCTGAAGGACGCGGGCGTCACCTGGGTCACCGAGGGGTCGACCGGGTTCGCGCGGGACGAGAGCCGGACCGCGCCGTACAACCTGATGGTGAACCTCTCCGAGGCCGCGAAGGAGCAGGAGGACGGGGAGACGGCCCGGCCCGATGACTACCTCCCGTGGGGCGCCGCGGACGACAAGACCGGCGGCAAGCCGGCGGGGACGCTCACCGCGGACTTCGGCTCGCACTCGACGGAGTGGACCTACGCCAAGGACGGCTACACCAACGCGAACAGCTATGCCGAGGCCGACAGCCAGTTCCCGGCCGAGAGCGTGCTCGTGCTGCGGGTGGAGGTCGGCGACGCCGGCTACACCGACCCCGCCGGCAACCCGGTGCCGGAGACGAAGTTCGAGGGCACCGGCGACGCGCTGCTGTTCCACGGCGGCAAGGTCGTGAAGGGCACCTGGTCGAAGAAGTCGCTGGAGTCGGCGATCCAGCTGGAGACGGCCGACGGCGAGCTCACCGTGCCGGCCGGCAAGGTGTGGATCGAGCTGGTCCCGAACGACGCCTCGGGCGGATCGGTCAGCTACGCCAAGTGA
- a CDS encoding TetR/AcrR family transcriptional regulator, producing MAKASMSRLVPKVPKVPGVDAKAGKSRRAAYSASTKRALVDIAEELFTEQGYAATSLDAVVAGARVTKGALYHHFAGKQALFEAVFERVEEDAAKRIQRALRGHGDPWEKAREGLRAFLNVVQEPRYRRIVIADGPSVLGYERFREQEERSTFANVLEIVRSTLAAGSWDLDEEMLQTYARIFFGAMSSAGESVATSGDPVLAAQRVETAIGFLLSGVQSLVEAGVEFPDVSDRAADGDPVDG from the coding sequence GTGGCGAAGGCATCGATGTCCCGGCTCGTCCCCAAGGTCCCGAAGGTTCCCGGGGTGGACGCCAAGGCCGGGAAGTCCCGTCGGGCCGCCTACTCGGCCTCGACCAAGCGGGCGCTGGTCGACATCGCCGAGGAGCTCTTCACCGAGCAGGGCTACGCCGCCACCTCGCTGGACGCCGTCGTGGCGGGAGCCCGCGTCACCAAGGGCGCGCTGTACCACCACTTCGCCGGCAAGCAGGCGCTCTTCGAAGCGGTCTTCGAGCGCGTCGAGGAAGACGCCGCCAAGCGGATCCAGCGCGCCCTGCGCGGGCACGGCGACCCCTGGGAGAAGGCGCGGGAGGGACTTCGCGCGTTCCTGAACGTGGTGCAGGAGCCGCGCTACCGACGCATCGTGATCGCCGACGGCCCGTCGGTGCTCGGCTACGAGCGGTTCCGCGAGCAGGAGGAGCGCTCCACGTTCGCCAACGTGCTCGAGATCGTGCGGTCGACGCTGGCGGCGGGCTCCTGGGACCTCGACGAGGAGATGCTGCAGACCTACGCGCGGATCTTCTTCGGCGCGATGTCCTCGGCCGGCGAGTCGGTGGCCACCTCCGGCGATCCGGTGCTCGCCGCGCAGCGGGTCGAGACCGCGATCGGCTTCCTGCTCAGCGGGGTGCAGAGCCTGGTCGAGGCCGGGGTGGAGTTCCCGGACGTGAGCGACCGGGCCGCCGACGGCGACCCGGTCGATGGCTGA
- a CDS encoding YqgE/AlgH family protein, which yields MSTTAAPAPGMLLLASPELLDPNFADTVVLLLDVNAEGALGVVLNRPSVVPVGEVLGAWGEVVEDPEVLFQGGPVSTDGALAVAEALGDGEGAAGFQRLWENVGLLDLDTPTELVEGTVHRLRIFAGYAGWGAGQLEGEIAEGSWYVVPAVSDDVFSGDTRDLWRRVMRRQPGDLALHLTRPADPELN from the coding sequence GTGAGCACGACCGCTGCGCCGGCCCCGGGGATGCTGCTCCTGGCGAGTCCCGAGCTGCTGGATCCGAACTTCGCGGACACCGTCGTGCTGCTCCTCGACGTCAACGCCGAGGGAGCCCTCGGCGTGGTGCTCAACCGCCCCTCGGTCGTCCCGGTGGGAGAGGTGCTCGGTGCGTGGGGCGAGGTCGTCGAGGACCCGGAGGTGCTCTTCCAGGGCGGCCCGGTCTCCACCGACGGTGCACTCGCGGTCGCCGAGGCGCTCGGTGACGGCGAGGGTGCGGCCGGCTTCCAACGGCTGTGGGAGAACGTCGGTCTGCTCGACCTGGACACCCCGACCGAGCTCGTCGAGGGCACGGTGCACCGGCTGCGGATCTTCGCCGGGTACGCCGGGTGGGGCGCGGGCCAGCTCGAGGGCGAGATCGCGGAGGGGAGCTGGTACGTCGTACCGGCGGTCTCCGACGACGTCTTCAGCGGCGACACGCGAGATCTCTGGCGCCGGGTGATGCGACGCCAGCCCGGCGACCTGGCACTGCACCTGACCCGGCCGGCGGATCCCGAGCTGAACTGA